A region of Dictyostelium discoideum AX4 chromosome 1 chromosome, whole genome shotgun sequence DNA encodes the following proteins:
- the sigD gene encoding spore coat protein gives MKKVITLLALMAAAQIYAQGQECINLSENECHRNSSCVPVNFKKCCGDQQFACYEGDFNSCHYITKCYKSSKSLDVIESTNECYIPPAGYELFEPVSSCTNDELKHCSDQGKQCIFKRNDCPNPTSCCPGHGVCEDFNRSESGSGNKEQISTTGNTGPQTRGFTISGTGGTGSVPIDACTNVLCQQGEHCEVDQDGRAHCYVNIESIGTLPLGCLNVVCQPHQHCEIDKESGLAHCVLDINPIGFTTIDASSTVAGSSSTTGGSGGTGSNDICSNVHCPDNYHCEMRQDGKAQCVADINAIGFTTSGASTNGLIPPASTGWSDVCSNVICPPGYYCQKNEQTGKADCLNYSSSTTGGGTGSTTGSIDVCSNVICPPYFHCEKNDKGWAQCAADINAIGFSTSSTNGLVSTTGSNDVCQNVHCPQFFKCEKNENGLGECVSTLIPL, from the exons atgaaaaaagtaATTACACTTTTAGCTTTAATGGCTGCAGCTCAAATTTATGCCCAAGGTCAAg aATGTATAAATTTATCAGAGAATGAATGTCATAGAAATTCTTCATGTGTACcagttaattttaaaaaatgttgtGGTGATCAACAATTTGCATGTTATGAAGGCGATTTTAATAGTTGCCACTATATTACCAAATGTTATAAATCATCCAAGAGTCTAGATGTTATTGAATCAACCAATGAATGTTATATTCCACCAGCAGGTTATGAATTATTCGAGCCAGTTTCATCATGTAcaaatgatgaattaaaaCATTGTTCAGATCAAGGTAAACAATGTATTTTCAAGAGAAATGATTGTCCAAATCCAACATCGTGTTGTCCAGGTCATGGTGTTTGTGAAGATTTTAATAGAAGTGAAAGCGGTAGTGGAAATAAGGAACAAATTTCAACTACTGGAAATACTGGACCTCAAACTAGAGGATTTACAATTTCAGGTACAGGTGGTACAGGATCAGTTCCAATTGATGCATGTACAAATGTTCTCTGTCAACAAGGTGAGCATTGTGAAGTTGACCAAGATGGAAGAGCACATTGCTATGTtaatattgaatcaattggtACACTTCCATTAGGTTGTTTAAATGTTGTTTGTCAACCACACCAACATtgtgaaattgataaagaatCAGGTTTAGCTCATTGTGTATTAGATATTAATCCAATAGGATTCACTACAATTGATGCATCTTCAACAGTTGCTGGATCATCTTCAACAactggtggtagtggtggtacaGGTTCAAATGATATTTGTTCAAATGTGCATTGTCCAGATAATTATCATTGTGAAATGAGACAAGATGGAAAAGCACAATGTGTAGCTGACATAAATGCAATTGGCTTCACCACAAGTGGTGCCAGTACTAATGGTTTAATTCCACCAGCATCAACTGGTTGGAGTGATGTTTGTTCAAATGTAATTTGTCCACCAGGTTATTATTGTCAAAAGAATGAACAAACTGGTAAAGCAgattgtttaaattattcCTCATCAACCACTGGTGGGGGTACAGGTTCAACAACAGGTTCCATTGATGTTTGTTCAAATGTAATTTGTCCACCATATTTCCATTGTGAAAAGAATGATAAAGGTTGGGCCCAATGCGCTGCTGATATCAATGCTATAGGTTTCTCAACTTCAAGTACTAATGGACTTGTTTCAACCACTGGTTCAAATGATGTTTGCCAAAATGTTCATTGTCCACAATTTTTCAAATGtgaaaagaatgaaaatgGTTTGGGTGAATGTGTATCAACACTTATTCCattgtaa